ATTCTTGCGACTGCAATGGCAGCCGGTACCTTAACCATGGAAAATTGCTTAAAGGGAGACATCTTACATGAAAGTGCAGGAATATATGCTCAAGGCGTTGAAAGACGCGGTCCAGATGGAGGTTGAAGGCCGCCAGTTCTATCTGGAGGCGGCCAAGAAGGTGAAAAGCGCCGGAGTCCGTGAGATCATGGAGTACCTGGCGGAATCGGAAAAATACCATATCGAGAAATTCAACGAGATCTACCGCAGCCTTGAGAAAGACCCGGGCTGGACCGAAACCATGGCAAACTTTGCCCCACCCCATCACGAGCCCTATGTCTGCGTCATGGCCATGACCAAAGATGAGCAGGGCGTGGGCGGCCAAGACGACCTTCAGGCCCTGAAGACCGGCATCAAGATGGAGGAGTGTTCCATCGACTATTACACCAAGCTGGCCAAGGAAACCAACAACCCCCTGGCTCGGCGCTTTTTCATGAGTATCGCCCACGAAGAAAGGGGCCACTATATGACCCTGATGGATATGCACAACTATCTGACCCTGCCTGAAGACTGGTTCTACGTCCATCAGATGAGCAACGTGGACGGGGCTTAATGAAAAACCGTTTTTAATTTTTGGTTAAGAACCATGGAGCCTGATAGGTCAAACCGAGAAACGAAAAACGAATAACGAAAATCGAGATTATGGAACTAACCGTCATCGGGTCCGGCACCGGGGTGCCCTCTCTGCGCCGGGGGTCGCCGTGCCTGGCGGTGAAGGCCGGCTGTCTGCTGCTGGTCCTGGATCTGGGCGCCGGCTCCTTGAGGGCCCTCTTGCGTAACGGCTTTAATTTCTCCGCTATCGACGTTCTGGCCCTGACTCATCTCCATCCCGATCATGTGGGGGACTTGGTCCCCTTTTTGTTCGCGACCCGTTACTCCCTGGGCTATACCCGCACGGAGCCCTTCCGGCTCCTGGCCGCCCGGGGCTTTGCCCGGTTTCACGGCCTCCTGAAAGAAGCCTTTGCCGGTTGGGTGGAGCCGCCCCAAGGCCTCATGGACTTAAAAGAGCTCGCCCCCGATGCCCCAGACTCGGTGCATGACCGGGACGTGGTCATCAAAAGCGCGCCCACGAATCACACCGCCGGCAGCCTGGCCTACCGGGTGGAGGCCCAGGGCCGGTCCCTGGTCTATTCCGGGGATACGGACGTCAGCGACTTCCTGGTGGATTTGGCCAAAAACGCCGACCTCTTAGTACTGGAGGCCGCCAATCCCTTTAAGGTCCAGGGCCATCTCACCCCCGCCGAAGCCGGCCGCCTGGCGGCCCAAGCTGGGGCAAGGCGTCTGCTCCTGACCCACTTCTATC
This genomic window from Desulfobaccales bacterium contains:
- a CDS encoding MBL fold metallo-hydrolase, which produces MELTVIGSGTGVPSLRRGSPCLAVKAGCLLLVLDLGAGSLRALLRNGFNFSAIDVLALTHLHPDHVGDLVPFLFATRYSLGYTRTEPFRLLAARGFARFHGLLKEAFAGWVEPPQGLMDLKELAPDAPDSVHDRDVVIKSAPTNHTAGSLAYRVEAQGRSLVYSGDTDVSDFLVDLAKNADLLVLEAANPFKVQGHLTPAEAGRLAAQAGARRLLLTHFYPPCDEVDVVADAAREFPGEVLRAEDGLRLTV
- a CDS encoding ferritin family protein is translated as MKVQEYMLKALKDAVQMEVEGRQFYLEAAKKVKSAGVREIMEYLAESEKYHIEKFNEIYRSLEKDPGWTETMANFAPPHHEPYVCVMAMTKDEQGVGGQDDLQALKTGIKMEECSIDYYTKLAKETNNPLARRFFMSIAHEERGHYMTLMDMHNYLTLPEDWFYVHQMSNVDGA